One window from the genome of Macaca fascicularis isolate 582-1 chromosome 7, T2T-MFA8v1.1 encodes:
- the DMAC2L gene encoding ATP synthase subunit s, mitochondrial yields the protein MMLFGKVSQQLCGIKKLPWSCDSRYFWGWLNAVFNKVDYDRIRDVGPDRAASEWLLRCGAMVRYHGQERWQTDYNHLPTGPLDKYKIQAIDATNSCIMSIGFDHMVGLQHVEKIRLCKCHYIEDDCLLRLGQLENLQKSILEMEIISCGNITYKGIIALRHLRNLKYLLLSDLPGVREKENLIQVFETALPSLELKLQLK from the exons ATGATGCTGTTTGGAAAAGTTTCCCAGCAGTTGTGTGGCATAAAGAAACTCCCATGGTCATGTGATTCCAGATACTTCTGGGGCTGGTTGAATGCAGTGTTTAATAA GGTGGATTATGATCGCATCAGGGATGTTGGCCCTGACAGGGCAGCATCCGAGTGGTTGCTGCGCTGTGGGGCCATGGTGCGCTACCATGGCCAGGAGAGGTGGCAGACGGATTACAACCACCTTCCAACAGGCCCTCTGGACAAATACAAGATTCAGGCGATTGACGCCACCAACTCTTGTATCATGAGCATTGGATTTGATCACATGG TGGGCCTACAGCATGTTGAAAAAATAAGGCTGTGCAAGTGTCATTATATCGAGGATGACTGTTTGCTGAGACTTGGTCAActtgaaaatttacaaaaaagcatattggaaatggaaataatatccTGTGGGAATATCACATACAAAGGCATCATTGCTTTGCGTCATTTAAG aaacctcaaatatttgttgttaaGTGATCTTCCCGgagtaagagaaaaagaaaatcttatccAAGTCTTTGAGACAGCACTGCCCTCTCTGGAACTAAAATTACAATTGAAGTAA